The Rubrobacter calidifluminis region GCACCACCGCCATCCCGAGGGCGAAGTCCAGGAAGCGCCCGATGCCGGTGAGCGTCCCGCCCGAGGCGAGGCTGCTCCCGACGAGGACGAGGAAGAGCGGGAGGGCGCAGCTCATCGAGGCGAGACCGTAGGCCACCCCGAAGAGGAAGAACCCCCTCACGCTGACCTCCTTCGCCGGGCTCGGGGCGAGCCGCTCGAAGGTCCCGACGTAGAGGCTGCGCCCGGCGAGCATCCACAGCCCGACCAGCACGAGCGCCACCCCGATCGCGACCCCGACGGCGGGCATCGCCGAGAGCACCGCGGCGCCGCCGGCGGAGATCACGGCCCCTATCGCGGTGAACAGGAGCACGAACCCTGAAGAGGCGACCGCACCGACCACAAGCGCCCGCCCCAGCCGCGAGGGCAGGGACCGCCCGTCGAGATCCTCTCCCGAGCCGAGGTAGAGCGAGAGGTAGGCGGGGAGCATCGCGAACCCGCAGGGGGTCACGGCGGCGACCATCCCGGCGGCGAAGGCGAGACCGAACGGCAGGGCGCCGCCGATCCCCGAGAACCAGTTGGCCACAAGCGACTGCAGCCCGCTCACAGACCCTCCTTCTCGAGCACCTGCTCCAGCTTGCTCTTCGGGGTGGGGGCGGCGTCGCGGTAGACGATCTTACCCTTGCGGTCGATGATGATCGTGGTGTCGAGGGAGCTCACCCCGAGCCGGTGGGCGACCTTACCGCTCCTGTCCACCGCCCAGGGCAGCGGCCTTATGTTCCCGGCCCGGCGGAAGGCGGCTATAGTCTTCGCGTCGTCCCTGGGGTCGACCGAGATGATGAGGAGGTCGAGTCCCTTCTTGTGGTAGCGGGGGTAGAGTTCGGACCAGGCCTTGCTCTCGGGGATGCACGAACCGCACCAGCCGGCCATGAAGTACAGCGCGACGACCCTGCCCTGCTCCTTCGAGAGTTCGAAGGTCTTGCCGTCCAGGGTCTTTATGCTGAAGTTCGGGGCCTGCCTGCCGGGGGCGGCTTGCGCGGCAGCCGATGCCGGGGGGGCGCTCCGCGGGGCCGGGGCGCCGCCGCTCGCCTGCGCGCCGCAGCCTGCGAGCGTGAGCACGAGGAGCACCAGCCCGGCTGCAAGGAGGGTGCTGCGTCCCATTCTCACCGCTTCCCGCTCTCCTTAGCGGCGAGGGCGGGATCCTCCCGGCCGTTTATCGGTTGTGCCGGTCGCCGGACCGGACGGCGGCACGCTTCCGTACGCCCCTGCTCCTTCTTGCGTCCCGCGAGGTAGAGGCCCACGGCGAGCGCGGCGACGAAGTACGCGCTCGCCCCGGCGACGACGAGTCCCGTATGGGCCGCGAGCGCCGCTCCCAGCGCGGTGCCGCCGAGCAGCCCGATCAGGATCGGGAGGGTGATGGCCAGGTGGCAGGGGCAGACGACGATCGCGCTCGCCGCCAGCACGTAGCCCACGATCTTCCGCTTCATCGGCCCCGCTCCCCGGTCCAGGTGCACTCGCCGGTGATCTCGCACGCCTCGACGTGCTCGCGGTTGTCCGCGAGAAGCTCCTCGCTGAGCCTGAGGATCTCGAGCACCCGCTCGTCGGATATCGCGTAGTAGGCCCGCCTCCCCTCGCGCCGCGCCCGCACGTAGCCGCACCACGAAAGGCACTGCAGGTGTACCGAGACCCGCGGCTGGGTCGCCCCGACGGCCTCGACGATCTCCGAGACGCTCGCCTCGCCGCGGCGTGCCAGGTACGCGAGAATCGACATCCTCGTCGGGTCGGCGAAGCCGTCGAAGAGCTTGGCTGCGACCTTCATGTCCGGGCTCTCCTTCCCGATTCTGGCCCCCGCGAGCGGCGGGCTCTCCTCTATTCTCTCTTCCGGCACTTCGTCTCCACCTCCTCTTCTAGCAGCACGCCCCCTCGCCGGACCAGTCCCGGGCGAGGGCGAACGCATCCTCCAGCGTCAGGGCGAGCGTGATCGCCTCGGGCTCCTTCTCCTTCGCCCACCGTTCATAATCCTCGAGCGAGCGGAAGGCGTTCAGGTACGGGCAGAGCACCTCCTGGACCGGCCCGGCTCCTCTCCTCGCCACGCCGAAGGAGACGACCGCGCTTTCGGGGTTCGCCTCGACGCCGTCCCCGGTGACGAACGCGGTGACCTCACCGCCCGCCGGGCTCTGCGAGCGGACCTCGACCGGCTCGCCGCGCAGCGCGAACGGGAGCATCAGCGCGTCCATGAAGCAGTGGGTGTGGAGGGTCTCGCCGGGCAGGCGCGTCTCGTGGCGGGTCTTCTCCTGCGAGACGAGATCCTCCACCCGCGGGACCGCAAGCTCGCGGGCGAAGGCGCCGCTCAGGTCGCCGGGCGTCTCGAGCTCCGCGAGATGCGGGAGCCCGAAGACCTCCCGCAACCGCTCCCGCATCTCCTCCGGCAGCCTTGTATCTTCGTAGCCCATCGTTCTCCTTCTTCCTATGCCGCGCAGCAGGAGAGCTTCGAGACGTCGCGCCCGAAGGACTGGGCGGCGAGCTTTATTCCCTCGGACATCGTCAGGTACGGCGCCCAGGTGTCGGCGAGGTCCTGCACGGTGAGGCCGAACTTTACCGCGTACACCCCCGCAAGGATGATCTCCCCGGCGTTCTCGCCGACGGCGTGCGCCCCTAAGACCTTCCCGCTCTCCTTCTCGGCGACGAGCTTGACCATCCCGCGGGTGTCGAGGTTGACGATGGCCCGGGGGACGTTCTCCAGGTCCAGCATCCGGCACTCGCACGCGTATCCTTCCTCGTGCGCCTGGGCGTCGGTGAGGCCGACGGCGGCGATGTTCGGCGTGGTAAACGTGACCCGCGGCAGTGCTGCGTAGTCCATCGCGCGTCCGGCGCCGAGGAGGGCGTTCCCGGCGGCGAGGGTGCCCTGCGCGGCGGCGACGTAGACGAACTGCGGGGCCCCGGTTACGTCCCCCGCCGCGAAGACCCTGGGGTTGGTCGTCCGGAGCTCGTCGTCCAGCACCAGGGCGCCGCGTTCGTCGCGCTCTATCCCGGCCTTCTCCAGCCCGAGCCCGTCGAGCACCGGGCGGCGGCCGGTGGCGACCAGGATCTCGGAGGCCGCGATCTTTCGCTCCTCGCCGCCCGAGGAGGCGATCACCAGCCTGTTGTTTTCGCCGCCCTCGACGCGCTCGACCCGCGCGGAGGTGATGACCTCCACGCCCTGCTCCCGCAGGACCTCCTCGATCCAGCGCGAGACCTCCGGCTCCTCGCCGGGGGCGAGCCGGTCGAGCATCTCCACGATGGTGACCCGGCTCCCGAGGTCGGCGAAGAGCTGGCCCATCTCGAGCCCGATGTAGTTGCCGCCGATGACGACGAGCGACCCGGGGAGCTCATCGAGCTCCATCGCGCCCTCGTAGGTGAGGTAGCCGGCCTCCTCGAGACCCTCTATCCGGGGAACCCACGGCCTGGCCCCCGTCGAGATCAGGTAACTCTGCGCCGTGATCCTTCGGCCCCCGACCTCGATGGCCTCCGGCGAGACGAAGCGGGCCTCTCCGCGGACGATCTCGAACCCGTACTCCGCGGCGAGATCCTCGTACTTCTCCCTGCGCAGCTTCGAGACCACCTCCGACTTCATCCCGACGAGCGCCCCGAAGTCCACCGCCCCGGCCGTGGTCTCGACGCCCCGGAACGGGTTGCTCCCCGCCCGATGGTAAGCCTCCGCCGCCGCGAGCAGGTTCTTGGAGGGGATGCACCCGACGTTCACGCACGTCCCCCCGACAGTCCCGCGCTCGACCATCGCGACGCGCGCCCCCTCGTCCGAGGCCCGGATCGCCGCCGCGAACGCCGCGCTGCCCGAGCCGATCACGGCCAGATCGTAGTCGTAACCGCCACCTCCGGTCTCCACCCGGACCCGGCGCTCCCGGACGTCCTCCAGCGAACGGGGCTCGTAGCCGGCCTCCCGGACGGCTCCCCGCAGCCCTTCCTCGTCCACCCCCTCCGGATCCTCGAAGACCGCCTCGCCCCGGCGGAAGTCCGCCGAAACCTCGCGCGCCCCGGCGCCCTCCAGCGCCCGACTCACCGCAACCTCGCAGTGGGAGCACGTCATGCCACCGATCTTCATCCGCCTCCGGCTCATCGATCCACCTCCATTAAATTCGCTCAAGCAAATAATATTCGAATGGGCAAATCTTTCAGTGGGAGGGGAGCCACTATCCGACGGGGCGCTCTAGAGCTCCAGCTTCTCCAGGGCCTCGAGGTACGCCTCGGAGTAGGTCGGGAACTGGGCCACCGAATCGAGGAGCTTCTCGATGGGGATCTCCGCCCGGATCGCGAGTGCGGCCTCGTGGATCCACTCACCCGCCAAAGGCGCGACGGCCCACGCCCCGACGAGCACCCCGCGCTCCCTGTCGGCGACGAGCGAGAGCGTGCCGCGGGGATTCTCCTCGTAGGTGTAGGGGCGGGCGATGGACTCCGCGAGGTCTATGCTGGCGACGGCGGCGTCGATGCCCCTCTCGCGGGCCTGATCGGCGGTGAGGCCGCAGGCGGCGATCTCCGGCTCGGAGAAGACCACACGGGGGATGCCCCGGTAGTCCGCCCGCCGCTCTCTGCCAAGGATGTTGTCCGCGACGACGCGGCCCTGGTACTTGGCGACGTGGGTGAAGAGCGCCACCCCCGTCACGTCCCCCAGGGCCCACACCCCCTCGGCGAGCCGGCAGCGATCGTCTATCGGGAGCCTTCCGCCCTGGAGCTCGATCCCGACGTTCTCCAGGCCTATCCCCTCCGTGCGCGGGGTGCGCCCGGCGGCGATCACGACCACGTCCGCCTCCACCTGCGTCCCGTCGTCGAGCTCGATGGTCGCCGCCTCCCCGTTTCTCCGGGCACGGACCGCTTTCCGGCCCGTGAGCACCCGCACGCCCTCCTCCTCGAGGTAGCGCCGGGCGAGCTCGCCGACCTGAGGGTCCTCGCGGTTTATCAGGTGGTCCGCCGACTGGACGATCGTCACCTCCGAGCCGAAGCGGGTGAGCCACTGGGCGGCCTCTATGCCGTTGGGACCCCCGCCGACGATGAGGGCGCGTCCGGGGACCTCGCGGCTCGTCGTCACCTCGCGGTTGGTCCAGACGGTGACATCATCGAGACCTTCGATGGGGGGGATGTTGGGGGAGGAGCCGGTCGCGACGATGATGTGCCCGGCCTCGATGGTTTCACCGTTCACCTCCACCCGTCCGGGTCCGGCGATGCGTCCCTCGCCCTTGAAGACCCGCGCACCCTTCTCTTCGTAGCCCTCGACCTGCGCGGCGTCGTCGAGGTGGCGGATCATGTAGTCCCGGTAGTCGAAGACCTCTTCGAGCGTCAGCGCGGGGGTGCCCGTCCCGAAGGCCCGCCGCGCCTCGTTTCTCACCTCCGGCGGCCTGAGGAGCGTCTTCGAGGGGATGCACGCCCAGTAGGCACACTCGCCCCCGATGAGCTCGCGCTCCACCACGGCGACCCTCTTGCCGCTCGAGATCAAACGACCCGCCGCCACCTCGCCACCGGGACCCATCCCGATCACCACGACATCGAACCTCTCCGCCATCCGCGCTTCCTCCCAAAATTGATTCGCTTATGCGAATCGATCTTACAAGTTACGCCCGATATTTCAAGGAGGGGGAGAGGGCCGGGTGCTCCGGGGCTCTGGTAGAATCGGAAAAGGGCATCCTGTCCCGCTTGTGTTCAGCGAGAGGTCGAGGCAGGAGGAGTGGATGTGGAGAAGACCCGCACCAGGCACGAGGCGCTAGGTCTCGACGAGGGTGACCTAATCAGGATGTACCGTGCCATGCTCTTGGCGCGGCGGACGGACGAGCGCATGTGGATCCTGAACCGTCAGGGCAGGGCGGCTTTCGTGATCTCCTGCCAGGGGCATGAAGCCGCGCAGGTAGGGGCGGCGTACAACCTGCGGCCCGGGTACGACTACCTGTATCCGTACTATCGGGATTTTGCGATGACCACCGTGCTCGGGCAGAGCGCGCGCGACCATCTTCTCAGCCTGCTCGGGAAGAAGGAGGATCCCAACAGTGCGGGTCGGCAGATGCCGGGTCACTTCTCCAGCCGCGAGCTGAGGATCGTCACCGCCTCGGCGCCGGTCGGGGTGCAGTATCCGCAGGCGGTCGGGAGTGCCCTGGCGTTCAGGCTGCGCGGGGAGGACGGTGTGGTGCTCGTCTCCGGCGGCGAGGGGTCGACCAGCGAGGGCGACTGGCATGAGGCGATGAACTTCGCCGGGGTGAGGAAGCTCCCGGTCGTCTTCCTGGTGCAGAACAACGCCTATGCCATCTCGGTGCCCGAGGAGCTGCAGGTCGCGGGTTCGATCGCGAAGCGCGCCGAAGGGTACGGCTTCCCCGGCGTGGCGGTGGACGGCAACGACGTGCTCGCCGTCTACGAGGTCGCAAAGGAGGCCTTCGGGCGGGCGCGGCGGGGCGAGGGGCCGACTTTGATCGAGGCGAAGACCTACCGCCTGACCGCCCACTCCTCCGACGACGACGACCGGCGCTACCGCGAGCGCGAGGAGATCGAAGAGTGGCGGCAGAAGGATCCGATCCTCCGCTTCGAGCGCTATCTCTTCGAGGTCGGGTTGCTCGACGAGGAGAAGAAGGAGGAGATCTCCGCGCAGATCAAAGCGGAGATCGACGAGGCGGTAGAGTACGCCGAGGCCGCGCCCTTCGCCGGGCCGGAGGAGGCGCTCGAGCGCGTCTACGCGGAGGCCTGAGGAGATGGCCGTCAGGAACCTGCTGCAGGCCATCCACGACGCCCTCGAGGAGGAGATGCGCGCCGACGAGACCGTCATGATCCTGGGCGAGGACGTGGGGAGGGCCGGGGGGGTCTTCCGGGTGACCGAAGGGCTGCAGGAGGAGTTCGGCCCCGACAGGGCGCTCGACACCCCGCTCGCCGAGAGCCTCATCGTCGGATCCGCGATAGGGCTCTCGGTCAACGGGATGCGGCCGGTCGCCGAGATACAGTTCGCGGACTTCATCCCGCCGGCCTTCGATCAGATCGTCTCCGAGGCCGCCCGCTTCTACTACCGCTCCAACGGGGCGTGGAACGTGCCGATCACGATCCGCGCTCCCTACGGCGTGGTGCCCGGCGGGGCGCTCTACCACTCCCAGTCCGTGGAGGCGTACTTCTGCAACACCCCCGGTCTCAAGGTCGTCGCCCCGACCTTCCCGAAGGAGGCCAAGGGGCTTTTGAAGAGTGCGATCCGGGACCCCAATCCCGTGCTTTTCTTCGAGCACAAGCGCTGTTACCGGCTGCTCAAGGAGGACGTTCCCGAGGAGGACTACACCGTCCCGATCGGGGAGGCGAAGATACACCGGGAGGGTGAGGACATCACCGTCGTCGCCTACGGGCTGGTGCTCCACACCGCGCTCGAGGTCGCGAAGAAGCTCTCCGGGGAGCACGGCATCGAGGCCGAGGTCGTGGAGCCCCTGACCCTCTACCCGCTGGACAGGGAGACGATCCTTGACTCGGCGCGCAAGACCGGGAAGTTCCTCGCGATCTCCGAGGCCAACATCACCGGCTCGGTGACGGCGGAGATGGCCGCGCTCGTGGCACGCGAGGCTTTCGAGTGGCTGGACGCGCCGGTGATGCGCCTCGGGGCGCCGGACATACCCGCCGCCGCCTTCGCGCGGCCGATGATGGACGCCTTCGTGCCCGATGCCGCGCTGATAGAGTCGGCCATGCTCGAGCTGGCCCGCTACTAGGGAGGGGGAGAGTTGGCGAAACCCGTTACCATGCCCCAGCTCGGGGAGAGCGTGACCGAAGGGACGATAGCCCGCTGGCTCAAGTCCGAGGGGGAGGAGATCGAGAAGGACGAGCCCCTCTGCGAGGTGGACACCGACAAGGTCTCCAGCGAGCTGCCCTCCCCGATCGCCGGCAGGATAGAGAAGCTTCTCGTCTCCGAGGGCGAGACCGTCGAGGTGGGCACCGAGATCGCGCTCGTCGCCGTCGAGGGTGAGTCCGAAGGCCCGCCGCGGGAAGACATGCGCTCGGAGGGACCGACGGAGGAGTTCCCGGCCGCCGGAACCGTGGCCCAACCGGCCGTCGCGCAACGCGTCAGGAGGCCCGGCGCATCCGGCGGGAACGGGCGCGTCGGGGTGCCGGACGCCGGGGAGCTGCGGCTCAGGCGCTCCTCGCCGGTGGTGCGCAGGATCGCCGCCGAGCACGGGATAGACATCTCCGAGATCAAGGGTACTGGCATCGGCGGCAGGGTCACCAGGAAGGACATCGAGGCCTACGTGCGCGAGCGGGAGGCCGCGCGCGGGCCCACCCCCACGCCGGAGCCGGCCCGCGCGCGGGTCGAGGTCCACGAAGGAGACCGCATCGTCGAGCTCGACAGCGTCCGGCGGGCGATCGCGAACCGCATGAGCCTGAGCAAGCGCGAGGCCCCGCACGCCTGGACGATGGTCGAGGTGGACGTCACGGGGCTGGTGGCGCTGCGCGAGCGGATCAAGGAAGACTTCGCCCGGCGGGAGGGGGTGAGGCTCACCTACCTGCCGTTCATCGTCAGGGCCGCCGTCGAGAGCCTCAAGGAGCACCCGATCCTCAACTCCGTCTGGGATGAGGAGAGGATCGTGCTGAGACGGCGGATAAACGTCGGGATCGCGGTGGACCTGGATGACGCCCTGATCGTGCCCGTGATCCGGGACGCGGACGACTACGGCATCGTCGGGCTCGCCCGCAGGATAGACGACCTGGTCAGACGGGCGCGCGAGCGGCGGCTCTCCCCCGAGGACGTCTCCGGCGGGACGTTCACGGTCAACAACCCGGGCGCGCTGGGTTCGGTGGTCTCCACCCCGATCATCAACCACCCGCAGGCGGCGATCCTCTCCGCCGAGGCGATCGTGAAGCGCCCGGTGGTGGTGGGAGACGCGATCGCGATCCGGAGCATCATGAACCTGGAGGTCTCCTTCGACCACCGCATCCTCGACGGAGGGGCTGCGCTGCGGTTTTTGAACGCGGTGAAGCGTCGGCTGGAGGGCTACACTCCCGAGAGCGAGGTGCTCTAGCTCCCCGCGAGCACGAGCCGGGCGAGTGCAGCCGAGAGGAAGGTGCCGAGCGCGACGAGCATGAACAAGAGCCCTGCGTCGAGCACGGTGTCCCTGCCGACGAGTAGCGGGAGGGAGAGCCAGCCCGCCGCCACGACACAGAGGAAGAGCGATTCACGACCGGCCGCGGCGGAGAAGGCCAGCGCGAGCAGGAGCAGATAGAGGGCCACGTCCTTCGCGAGTTCTCTCCTCCGGCTTTTCTTCCCGTCCTCCCTCACGGCTTATGCTGCTCATTCTCGCCGAAGGTTCTCGCGGAGTTCATGCGGGCGTACACCTCCTTTCCGGGGGCCAGCCCGAGGTCTTCGGCCTCACCGCGGGTGAGCTGGGCCCAGATGTTCCGCCCATCTTCGAGGGTGAGCTCTGCACGCACCTCGAAGCCCAGATAGACCAGATGGTCCACGCGTGCACCGGTGGTCCCGGTCTCCGGGGAGGACAGCAGTTCTATGTCGTGCGGGCGTACGAAGGTGTCCCCGAGCCGGTTGACGGGGCCGATAAACCCCATAACGAACTCGTTGTGGGGATTCTCGTAGAGCTCGCGGGGACTGCCGGTCTGCTCCACCCGGCCGTGGTTCATCACCACGATCCGGTCTGCCACCTCCATGGCCTCCTCCTGATCGTGGGTCACCAGGATGGTGGTGACGTTCATCCCCTCGTGCAGCTTCCGGAGCCACGCCCTGAGCTCCTGGCGTACCCGGGCGTCGAGTGCCCCGAAGGGTTCGTCGAGGAGCAGGACCTCCGGGTCTATGGCCAGCGCGCGGGCGAGGGCCATGCGCTGACGCTGACCGCCCGAGAGCTGGGAGGGGTAGCGTCCGGCGAACCCCTCGAGCTGGACGAGCTCCAGGAGCTCCTGCACCCTTTCGCGGATGACCTTCCTGGGGAGGCGCCTTATCTTCATCCCGAAAGCCACGTTGTCGAAGACGGTCATGTGCTTGAACGCCGCGTAGTGCTGGAAGACGAAGCCCACCCCGCGTCTCTGGGGCGGCAGAGCGGTCTTGTCCTCACCGTTGATGAAGACCCGGCCCTCGTCCGGTTCCTCGAGCCCGGCGATCACCCTGAGGAGGGTTGACTTGCCGCTCCCGCTGGGCCCGAGCAGCGCGGTGAGGGAGCCGGATGGGGCCTCGATCGAGACGCCTTCGAGGGCGACGAACTCCCCGAAGCGCTTGGCAACACCCCTCGTTTCGATGCTCATCTCTCCTCCTCTGGCTTGAAGGCGTTAGTGAGGAGCAGCGTCGCCACCGCGATCAGGGCGAGCACCACCGAGGCGGCGTACGCCCCCGCGAGGTCGAAGTTCTGGAAGCGGTCCTGGACGTAGACGGTCATCGTCTCGGTGAGGCCGGAGATCCTCCCCGATACCACGCTCACCGCCCCGAACTCGCCGATGGCCCGGGCGGTGGTCAGGACCACGCCGTAGGCTACGCCCTGGCGGATGGCGGGCAGCGTCACCAGCAAAAACGTCTGCGTGGGCGAGGCTCCGAGGGTGGCCGCCGCCTGCTCCTGCTCGGTCCCTATCTCCTGCAGTACGGGCATCACCTCGCGTACGACGAAGGGCAGGGAGATGAAGATCGTGGCGAGCACGATCCCGGGTACGGAGAAGATGATCTTGATCCCGTGCGCCAAAAGCCAGTCGCCGACGGGTGAACCCTGCCCGTAGAGCGTGTAGAGCGCGAGTCCGACGACGACCGGTGAGATCGCGAGCGGCAGATCCAGGATCGCGTTGAGCAACCCCCTGCCCGGGAACCGGTGCCGCACCAGCACGATGGCGCACAGGATGCCGAAGAGGGTGTTCACGACCACCGCGATCGCGGTGGCCAGCAGGGTGAGCCACAGGGCGTGCAGCGCCGCCGGATTCGTCACGGCCCGCCAGGCCGTGCCCGCCCCCTCCTCGAAGGCCTTCCGGAAGACCATCGCCACCGGGAAGACGAGCAGCAGAGCCAGATACCCGAGCGCGACCGCGCGCAGCGCGAGCCTAGAGATCATGCCGGGCCCCCCAGCGTCCGATGAGCCTCATCCCGAGGAGAACCAAAAGCGAGAGCGCGAGCAGCGTGACCGAGACCGCGGCCGCCCCCGAGGGGTTGTCGGACTGTATCTGACCGTAGATGTAGACGGAGGCGACCTCCGTCTTGTAGGGGATGTTCCCTGTGATGATGACGACCGATCCGAACTCTCCTATCGCCCGCGCGAAGCCGAGCGCCGCGCCGGAGAGGATGGCAGGCAGGAGGTTCGGCAGGATGACGCGCCGGAAGCTCTGGAGCGGCCCGGCCCCGAGCGAGGCCGCGGCCTCCTCGACCTCGCGGTCGAGCTCGGCCAGGACCGGCTGCACGGAACGCACGACGAACGGGAGCGTGACGAAGAGCAACGCCATGATTATCGCAGCCCTGGTGTACGCGACGTTGATCCCGAGCGGGCTCTTCGGCCCGTAGAGGGCGAGCAGCGTGAGCCCGGCGACTATCGTCGGCAGCGCGAAGGGCAGATCTATTAGCGCGTTGACCACCCCCATTCCCCGGAAACGGTCTCGCACCAGAACCCAGGCTATGAGCGTTCCGCTCACGACGTTCAGGGCCACGACCGCGAGCGAGACCTCGAACGTCAGCCGCAGCGCGGCGACGGCCTCGGGGTTGGTGACGGCCCGCACGAACCCCGAGACTCCCTCCCCGGTCGCCCTCCACACCACCGCCGCGAGCGGGATCAGGACGATCAGACTCAGGTAGATCACGACGGTTCCGCGGGCGGCGTGGCCGCGCGGGGGAGCGGCCACGCCTTTGTCCTGCAACACGCTCATTGGGTCGGCTTCCCGAGCTGGCGGCTGATCTTCGCGAAGATGCCGCTGTTCGGGTCGAAGAACTTCTTCTGGACTTTGTCCCAGCCGCCGAGTCCGAGGTCGTTTATCGTGAAGAGGCCCTCAGGCTTTGGGTACTCGTCCTTGAACCGTGCGAGCACGTTCTTGTCCACGGGGCGATATCCC contains the following coding sequences:
- a CDS encoding sulfate ABC transporter permease, whose product is MISRLALRAVALGYLALLLVFPVAMVFRKAFEEGAGTAWRAVTNPAALHALWLTLLATAIAVVVNTLFGILCAIVLVRHRFPGRGLLNAILDLPLAISPVVVGLALYTLYGQGSPVGDWLLAHGIKIIFSVPGIVLATIFISLPFVVREVMPVLQEIGTEQEQAAATLGASPTQTFLLVTLPAIRQGVAYGVVLTTARAIGEFGAVSVVSGRISGLTETMTVYVQDRFQNFDLAGAYAASVVLALIAVATLLLTNAFKPEEER
- the cysT gene encoding sulfate ABC transporter permease subunit CysT: MSVLQDKGVAAPPRGHAARGTVVIYLSLIVLIPLAAVVWRATGEGVSGFVRAVTNPEAVAALRLTFEVSLAVVALNVVSGTLIAWVLVRDRFRGMGVVNALIDLPFALPTIVAGLTLLALYGPKSPLGINVAYTRAAIIMALLFVTLPFVVRSVQPVLAELDREVEEAAASLGAGPLQSFRRVILPNLLPAILSGAALGFARAIGEFGSVVIITGNIPYKTEVASVYIYGQIQSDNPSGAAAVSVTLLALSLLVLLGMRLIGRWGARHDL